In one window of Silvanigrella paludirubra DNA:
- a CDS encoding NRDE family protein, translated as MCTLFLFINQIKDFPIVIISNRDEYKKRKSSNINGWDRDLQFYGNDIIAPRDEYKKGTWFACQNIINPKWAILTNIRHLKSYKEDLKSRGDIILDFLNSSDTAESYLNRLKKIAHEYNYFNLIFSDGECIYYYHSKDHESKLLFKTGDNTKKIFGLSNGKIDSNWPKIKNTKKTFSAFFNNQDNKLKTFDDYWIYFKTEMMNNKTYDISDLPDTGVPPEQEVFLSSLFISSEKYGTNSTLLFGIKPDSSMQFYEQRYDINSKIESSKKMNIKFYTNE; from the coding sequence TTGTGCACATTGTTTTTATTCATTAATCAAATAAAAGATTTTCCTATAGTAATTATCTCTAATAGAGATGAATATAAAAAAAGAAAATCTTCCAATATTAATGGTTGGGATCGTGATTTGCAATTTTATGGCAATGATATTATTGCGCCTCGCGATGAATATAAAAAGGGCACTTGGTTTGCTTGTCAAAATATAATCAATCCAAAATGGGCTATATTAACAAATATTCGCCATTTAAAATCTTATAAAGAAGACTTAAAGTCTAGAGGTGATATTATTCTAGATTTTTTAAATTCAAGTGATACAGCAGAATCATACTTAAATCGTCTTAAAAAAATAGCCCATGAATATAATTATTTTAATTTAATTTTTTCAGATGGTGAGTGCATTTATTATTATCATAGTAAAGATCATGAAAGTAAATTATTATTTAAAACAGGTGATAATACAAAAAAAATTTTTGGATTGAGTAATGGTAAAATAGATTCAAATTGGCCAAAAATTAAAAATACCAAAAAAACGTTTTCAGCCTTTTTTAATAATCAGGATAATAAATTAAAAACGTTTGATGATTATTGGATCTATTTTAAGACTGAGATGATGAACAATAAAACTTATGATATCTCTGATCTACCAGATACAGGTGTCCCGCCAGAACAAGAGGTTTTTTTATCCTCTTTGTTTATTTCTAGTGAAAAATATGGTACAAATTCAACTTTATTATTTGGAATTAAACCTGACAGCTCAATGCAATTTTATGAACAAAGATATGATATAAATTCTAAAATAGAATCATCTAAAAAGATGAATATAAAATTTTATACAAATGAATAA
- the menB gene encoding 1,4-dihydroxy-2-naphthoyl-CoA synthase has translation MSLNIWNTMHEFQDIKLDRTEDGIAKITINRPHVRNAFRPETVKELLQAFEICRDNSKIGVIILTGEGKEAFCSGGDQKVRGNGGYVGQDGLPRLNILDVQKAIRSMPKPVVAMVAGYAIGGGHVLHVVCDLTIAGDNAKFGQTGPKVGSFDGGLGSSYLARIVGQKKAREIWYLCRQYNATQALEMGLVNHVVPVDELEAETLKWCREMLEHSPLALRCLKASLNADCDGQIGLLDLAGNATLLYYLSEEAKEGKEAFIEKRKPDFNKFDRFP, from the coding sequence ATGAGCTTAAATATTTGGAATACAATGCATGAGTTTCAAGATATTAAATTAGATAGAACAGAAGATGGTATAGCAAAAATAACGATAAACCGCCCTCATGTACGAAATGCATTTCGTCCTGAAACCGTAAAAGAATTATTACAGGCTTTTGAAATATGCAGAGATAATTCAAAAATCGGTGTCATTATATTAACCGGTGAAGGCAAAGAGGCATTTTGTTCAGGTGGCGATCAAAAAGTAAGAGGAAATGGTGGTTATGTTGGTCAAGATGGTTTGCCACGTTTAAATATATTAGACGTCCAAAAAGCGATAAGGTCTATGCCAAAGCCAGTTGTAGCTATGGTTGCTGGCTATGCAATTGGTGGGGGGCATGTTCTACATGTTGTTTGTGATCTCACGATTGCAGGAGATAATGCTAAGTTTGGACAAACAGGACCTAAAGTAGGCTCATTTGATGGTGGTCTTGGAAGTAGTTATTTAGCAAGAATTGTAGGACAAAAGAAAGCAAGAGAAATTTGGTATTTATGTCGTCAATATAATGCAACACAAGCTTTAGAAATGGGATTAGTAAATCATGTTGTTCCTGTAGATGAACTTGAAGCAGAAACATTAAAATGGTGCCGAGAAATGTTAGAGCATTCTCCACTTGCATTACGCTGTTTAAAAGCTTCCTTAAATGCAGATTGTGATGGACAAATTGGTTTGCTTGATTTAGCTGGAAATGCAACACTTCTTTATTACTTAAGTGAAGAAGCAAAAGAAGGAAAAGAAGCCTTCATTGAAAAAAGAAAACCCGATTTTAATAAATTCGATAGATTTCCGTGA
- the gcvPB gene encoding aminomethyl-transferring glycine dehydrogenase subunit GcvPB, whose product MNYLNKKTGQNIVLEEELLFDRSHKGGYGIGLPKLDVPEVNYKKLYNKNLRKNKARLPELSEPEVVRHFTRLSTWNYAIDLGIYPLGSCTMKHNPRLNEEIARSSEICEAHPYDPIEWTQGHLQIMYELQEDLKKVTGMPAVSLQPSAGAQGEFTGLLLISAYHRNKGKIKKTIITADTSHGTNPASAALAGYNIVQVQTGEDGYVTLDSVKDVLTDDVAAMMLTNPNTLGFFEKNIEQIAKLLHEKDALLYIDGANMNAVLGLSRPGDYGADVIQFNLHKTFTTPHGGGGPGSGPIAVSEKLIPYLPIPRVEEKNGNYHLNYSFSKSIGRVKSFYGNYGMFIRAWCYIKALGGEGLRKVSENAILNANYIKSQLKDVLHIPVDGNHLHEVVFNDKNQKESGWDTSKIAKALIDYGMHPPTVYFPLCVKNALMVEPTETESKDELDRFILSIKEIVTSKDSSVVHPKRAFREKIDEVKAARELKLTYKFKDE is encoded by the coding sequence ATGAATTATTTAAATAAAAAAACGGGACAAAATATTGTATTAGAAGAAGAACTTTTATTTGATCGTTCTCATAAAGGTGGCTACGGTATAGGGTTACCTAAATTAGATGTTCCTGAAGTAAATTATAAAAAACTTTATAATAAAAATTTAAGAAAAAATAAAGCAAGACTTCCAGAGCTCTCCGAGCCAGAAGTTGTTCGCCATTTTACCAGATTATCTACTTGGAACTATGCAATTGATTTAGGTATTTATCCACTTGGTTCTTGTACAATGAAACACAATCCAAGGTTAAATGAAGAAATTGCGAGAAGTTCTGAAATTTGTGAAGCGCATCCTTATGATCCAATTGAGTGGACTCAGGGGCATTTGCAAATTATGTATGAATTGCAAGAAGATCTAAAAAAAGTAACAGGAATGCCCGCTGTTTCTTTACAGCCAAGTGCTGGAGCGCAAGGAGAATTTACAGGCTTATTATTAATTTCTGCTTATCACAGAAATAAAGGAAAAATTAAAAAGACAATTATTACTGCAGATACATCTCATGGAACAAATCCAGCAAGTGCTGCTTTAGCTGGTTATAATATTGTTCAAGTTCAAACTGGTGAAGATGGATATGTTACTTTAGATTCTGTAAAAGATGTATTAACAGATGATGTTGCTGCAATGATGCTGACAAATCCAAATACATTAGGATTTTTTGAAAAAAATATAGAACAAATTGCAAAATTACTTCATGAAAAAGATGCTCTACTTTATATTGATGGCGCAAATATGAATGCTGTTTTGGGTTTAAGCCGTCCCGGTGATTATGGAGCAGATGTAATTCAATTTAATTTACATAAAACGTTTACAACACCTCATGGAGGAGGAGGGCCAGGCAGTGGTCCCATTGCAGTAAGCGAAAAACTAATTCCATATTTGCCAATTCCAAGAGTAGAAGAAAAAAATGGAAATTATCATTTAAATTATTCTTTTTCAAAATCAATAGGAAGAGTAAAATCTTTTTATGGAAATTATGGAATGTTTATTCGAGCGTGGTGTTACATTAAGGCTCTTGGAGGTGAAGGTCTCCGTAAAGTTAGTGAAAATGCAATATTAAATGCAAATTACATAAAATCACAATTAAAAGATGTATTGCATATTCCAGTAGACGGAAATCATCTGCACGAAGTAGTATTTAATGATAAAAACCAAAAAGAAAGTGGATGGGACACCTCTAAAATTGCAAAAGCATTAATTGATTACGGAATGCATCCACCCACTGTTTACTTTCCATTATGCGTTAAAAATGCATTAATGGTAGAACCAACAGAAACAGAAAGCAAAGATGAATTGGATAGATTTATTTTATCCATTAAAGAAATTGTTACTTCAAAAGATTCTTCTGTGGTGCATCCTAAGAGAGCTTTTCGTGAAAAAATAGATGAAGTAAAAGCCGCTCGTGAATTAAAATTAACCTATAAATTTAAAGATGAATGA
- a CDS encoding iron-containing alcohol dehydrogenase, producing the protein MNNFELYNPVKIIFGKDSIGSLPSLLQNHEKILFAFGGGSIKENGIYDQIKTALIHKDVYEFSGIEANPEYDTLMKAVELCRKCKIDFILAVGGGSVIDGCKFIANAVKFKKSDPWNILMGEQSDNALPLGCVLTLPATGSEMNPFSVISRRSMQQKKDFSSVHSYPVFSILDPSVTFSLPERQVINGIIDPFVHVTEQYLTYKVNSPLQDRQSEAILNTLIEEGPKALNNPKDYDVRANLMWCASNALNGVIGKGVPQDWATHQIGHMLTALYNLDHAQTLAIILPALLKHEFEFKKEKLVSYGKRVFNLDYSSDNKIASSAIDKTEKFFRSLGAKTRLSEYKISKKDLPDIAKKVMEVSKGNKLGENKRIGEDEILGILEIAWTAYD; encoded by the coding sequence ATGAATAATTTTGAATTATACAATCCCGTAAAAATTATATTTGGAAAAGACTCTATAGGCAGTTTGCCATCTTTATTACAAAACCATGAAAAAATTCTATTTGCATTTGGTGGTGGTTCTATAAAAGAAAATGGAATTTATGATCAAATTAAAACTGCATTAATTCATAAAGATGTTTATGAATTTTCTGGAATTGAAGCGAATCCAGAATATGATACTTTAATGAAAGCGGTTGAGCTTTGTAGAAAGTGCAAAATTGATTTTATTTTAGCGGTTGGTGGTGGCTCTGTTATTGACGGCTGTAAATTTATTGCAAATGCAGTTAAATTTAAAAAATCCGATCCTTGGAATATTTTAATGGGAGAGCAGTCTGACAATGCTTTGCCTCTTGGTTGTGTATTAACGTTACCTGCTACAGGTTCAGAAATGAATCCATTTAGTGTTATTTCAAGAAGAAGCATGCAGCAAAAAAAAGATTTTTCATCTGTTCATTCTTATCCTGTTTTTTCTATATTAGACCCATCTGTTACTTTTAGTCTACCTGAAAGACAAGTGATTAATGGAATTATAGATCCATTTGTTCATGTAACAGAACAATATTTAACATACAAAGTAAATTCTCCTTTGCAAGATCGCCAAAGCGAAGCTATTTTAAATACCTTAATTGAAGAAGGCCCAAAAGCGCTCAATAATCCTAAAGATTATGATGTAAGAGCTAATTTAATGTGGTGCGCTTCTAATGCTTTAAATGGTGTTATTGGTAAAGGTGTTCCACAAGATTGGGCAACTCATCAAATTGGTCATATGTTAACAGCATTATATAATTTAGATCATGCACAAACTCTTGCTATTATTTTACCAGCATTATTAAAACATGAATTTGAATTTAAAAAAGAGAAACTAGTTTCTTATGGAAAAAGAGTATTTAATTTAGATTATAGTTCAGATAATAAAATAGCTTCTTCTGCTATAGATAAAACAGAAAAATTTTTTAGATCTTTAGGTGCAAAAACTAGATTATCTGAATACAAAATTTCCAAGAAAGATTTGCCTGATATTGCTAAAAAAGTAATGGAAGTATCAAAAGGAAATAAATTAGGAGAAAACAAACGTATTGGAGAAGATGAAATTTTAGGGATTTTAGAAATTGCATGGACTGCTTACGATTAA
- the menA gene encoding 1,4-dihydroxy-2-naphthoate octaprenyltransferase: protein MDNTLKKTNKIIPWILASRPKTLSAAFTPIFVATAVAYSVLRPTENKVTWAYSIFALLASIFIQIGTNLINDALDFKKGADDENRLGPKRVTQSGLLNSKQVMFGGFLSFLIAILFSIPIVIHGGIPIIIIGIISLLFGYLYTGGPYPLAYVGLGELFVILFFGFTAVLGVFYLQTGFITAAPIIAGLQVGLLATVLISINNFRDYIGDKRVGKMTLAARFGKKFARIEIVLLFLFTYLLNIYWVYSGNIWAGLLPMLTLPLAIKIIISILNNEPSQIFNKYLGMSALTQILFGFLMGIGFFIR, encoded by the coding sequence ATGGATAACACGCTAAAAAAAACAAATAAAATAATTCCTTGGATTTTGGCTTCAAGACCTAAAACATTATCAGCCGCATTTACCCCTATTTTTGTTGCAACTGCTGTTGCATATTCTGTTTTACGCCCTACAGAAAATAAAGTAACATGGGCATATAGTATATTTGCCCTACTTGCTTCTATTTTTATTCAAATTGGAACCAATTTAATTAATGACGCTCTTGATTTCAAAAAGGGAGCAGATGATGAAAATAGGTTAGGTCCTAAAAGAGTAACTCAAAGTGGTCTTTTAAATTCAAAACAAGTCATGTTTGGTGGATTTTTAAGTTTTTTGATTGCCATTCTTTTTTCAATACCAATCGTTATTCATGGGGGAATTCCAATCATAATAATTGGAATTATTTCTTTATTATTTGGATATTTATATACTGGCGGCCCTTATCCTTTAGCTTATGTTGGTTTAGGCGAATTATTTGTTATTTTATTTTTTGGATTTACGGCAGTTCTTGGTGTTTTTTATTTACAAACTGGATTTATTACTGCAGCTCCTATAATAGCTGGTCTTCAAGTAGGCTTACTTGCAACAGTATTAATTTCTATTAATAATTTTAGAGATTATATAGGTGATAAACGAGTTGGTAAAATGACATTGGCGGCTCGATTCGGAAAAAAATTTGCTAGAATTGAAATTGTTCTTTTATTTTTATTTACTTATTTGCTTAATATTTATTGGGTTTATAGCGGAAATATATGGGCAGGTTTGTTACCAATGCTAACTTTACCTCTAGCAATTAAAATTATTATAAGTATACTAAATAACGAACCATCTCAAATATTTAATAAATATTTGGGTATGTCTGCCTTAACTCAAATTTTATTTGGATTTTTAATGGGGATTGGCTTTTTTATAAGGTAA